The sequence below is a genomic window from Candidatus Cloacimonadaceae bacterium.
CACATCATCTTTGGGATCCAGGGGATTGCTACCTTTGCTTACCTCAGTACCATCATCCATGCTGCCCTTATCCGTATCTTTTTGCAAAGGATCGGTGCGATAGGTAAGGATTTCCTCCCCATCTTTCAGTCCGTCCCCATCGGTATCAGGGTTTAGAGGATCAGTTTTATGCTTCATAACTTCGGCATAATCAGTCAAGCCATCCCCATCGGTGTCTGCGTTCATTGGGTCTGTCTTGTATTTGTTTATTTCATCTGCATCTGTCAATCCATCCCCATCACTATCAATAACAGCAATAACCACCGGTTTAGGTGGATCAACAATTACCGGCACTGGAACTGGAACTGGTGCAGGAACCGGTGCTGGAACTAATACTGGAACTGGCACTGGAACTGGGGCAGGAGCTGGAACTGGGGTAGCCTTTACCACTGGTGCGGGTGCCGGTGCCGGTGCCGGAACTGGCACAGGAGCTGGGGTAGTCTTTACCACAGGAGCCGGTGCTACTGCTCTCGGAGCAGGTTTACGCCCCGGATCCGAATAAGAAAGCCCAACCGTGAGGTTGAAGAAACCATCTTGTCTCCTGTCGGTAAACCGATTCTCGTCGCCAACTGGGCGAATTCTGCCATCCAACATGTCGGAATTGGTTAAATTGTACCCGGTGCTAACTTGCAACCTCATACCTGGTTTTAGTTTGGTGCTAACCCCAATGCCAAGAGGGAAATGCGGAATTATATCTGCATTATTGTCCTTCAAATCTAATGAACCTCCGACCCCGGCATATATGTAAGGAGCATATTTGACCTTTTTATAGGGCTGAAATATAAACCGGTAATCTGCCATAAAGGTAGTTGTAGAATAAGTTTTTGAGGCATGTAGTGGCGTTAAACCCATTCCAATCCTCGAATAAAAATAACTAAACAATTCCAATTGTGCATGCACTTGACCTAAAGGGGCAAAATTCTCGGCACTTCCAGCATTATCACCTCTGGCAACACCCACTTCATACCCATAACTCCATCCGGGGCTGGTATTTACCCCAATAACGAGACTATAACCCAATAGCATCGTTAAAATCACCAGACATGTCTTTGCTTTCATAACTAACTCCTATCCTTTTTTTATCGATAATCATCCATAGATCATCCAATCTCATAAAATAACGCTTACTCCCGCAGTGAAGGTCTTTGGTATAATACAGATCACCATTGACCATTATTTCCCAAGGAGAAAAACATTCTATGCTAAAAGTATAAAATCTATAACCGAGAAAGCAAGGATAATTTTCTAACTTCGTGGATTAAGTGTGCCATGTTATTAAAAAATATCCGAAAAGTTGGACTGTGCGTGACTGTTAAAATGTGATATTGCCGAAAAAGCACTTGACACGAAATTGCCCTTTGGTATTTGTTGCATCGTGGTCATGGGGAATAGAATTAGTTTGGCGCGGCTGTGCTTTTTGGAGTACCACAGATGAGATGGATTATGCACAATGAATAAATAGATGACAAAGCCGAATGGCTAAAAAAGGAGTAAAAGTGCGTAAAATACCAAGTACCCCCCCGAATTCCGCAATAGCATCACGAACCAGATGAGAAGATTGCTAATAGCCGTTTCCTTGCTTTGCATTGTTAGTGCGTGTTGGTCTTACTATCTATATGTAAGCCCCGCAGGTGTCCCAGAAGCAGATGGGACATACTCAAATCCTTATAAGTTTATGCAAGACGGGGTGGAAACCGAGTATTCCGGCATCGGGAATTTATATGTGACGCCCAGATTTGCCGATGCGGCAAATGGAGACTTTAGCTTGGCATGGGATAACGATGGACCCAGCCCCTGCATCAATGCGGGATATCCCGGTGCGAATAATGATCTGCGCGATCCGGATGGTACCTTGCCGGATATCGGTAGCCATTACATTCCGCATCATCAAAAGACCTACCGTTTTGACCGTCCTTCAACCCCCCAACAAAATAACATCTTCTGGATGTCTTTTCCGGTGGTCGATGACCGCACTCGCATAGACGAACAAGACTGGAACGAACTGGGTTATATGTTTATGGGGCATATGGAGAATGCGCCATATTCTTCACAGCTTGCTGAGATAGCATGGAATTATCCTGATGACTCGGGGACGATGGAATATCGATTGGGTAATTGGATCAACAGCGACCAGCGGGCGATACCCCCCAAAGGCTACAAACTGAAGTTTAACCCCGGTTATATCGATCCGGTGGAAGTGTCCGGGTTCAAATCGGATGCGCTCACTACTCCGGTATTGTGGAGAGCCGCGCAAAATGGTGTTTCCTTTGAAAGCTGGATCGGCTACTTTGTTCCTTATACACAGAGAGCGGGGGATGCTTTTTCGAAAGTGATCCCCGGATCATCCGGCAGAACCTATCTGCATCATATCCATACCATAAAAACTCAGACTTGGTCAGCTTCCAGAATCCGGCAGGAATACGGCAGTGCCTGGATCATCAACCCCAACCGCTACACCTTTTCCGAAGGGGCGATGGCGGTCGTCCATTTATTACCCGATGCTCCGCAGGAAATGTATTGGAACACGACACCATACTCGTCGGCTGCGGTCGTCAGAGCAAGCGCCGAAAACTTCACTTTTGCCGAAAAGCTGGATTACCTGCCGATCTATATCGAGCTTGATCGCGAAGATCTGCCAGCGGAAGTGGGCATCTTCGTCAATGGCATCTGCAAAGGCGCCGCCGTGCCGGATAGTAGCCTGTTTAGCCTGAATTACTATTACGATAATGCCAAGAGCGAGGCGGAGATCGAGATTGCCTTCTATTATGAAGGTAAAGGTAAGAAAATTATGCAGGATTGGACGGTGTATAACCCCGAGCGGATGGTTTTTGAAAAAACCGCGCTGAAAGCAAATCAGATCCGTGACTATGCCTATCTATCCTTTGCCAAGGGCGCAGACACCCCACTGTTTCCCATCAATACCGAATTGCACCGGAACTTTCCCAATCCCTTCAATCCGGAGACGAAGATAGCCTTTACCCTGGCACAGGCAATGCCGGTTACCTTGGAAATCTATAACGTCAAAGGACAGAAACTGAAAACACTGATCAGCAACGCCCAGTTTGCCACCGGCAAACACAGCGTGAACTGGAACGGCAGAGACGACAATAACCGTCCGGTTGCCTCGGGTCTCTATTTCAGCCGACTCCGCACTCCCGCAGGCAATTACGTCCAAAAAATGACTCTTATGAAATGAGCTTAGCGCTTAGAGATTAAACAACCATCGTGGTTCTGCTGCCCGTGTGGCAGCAGAACCACGGATTTAAACTCTGAGATCAAGCAACTCACATGAAGAAGATATGATGAAAACAATCGCATTATGCGCAATCCTCTGCAGCGCAGCACTGTGCTGTGCCGCAGCCACCCTCAGCGTAGCATTGGACGGCTCGCAGCAATATACC
It includes:
- a CDS encoding FlgD immunoglobulin-like domain containing protein, whose translation is MQDGVETEYSGIGNLYVTPRFADAANGDFSLAWDNDGPSPCINAGYPGANNDLRDPDGTLPDIGSHYIPHHQKTYRFDRPSTPQQNNIFWMSFPVVDDRTRIDEQDWNELGYMFMGHMENAPYSSQLAEIAWNYPDDSGTMEYRLGNWINSDQRAIPPKGYKLKFNPGYIDPVEVSGFKSDALTTPVLWRAAQNGVSFESWIGYFVPYTQRAGDAFSKVIPGSSGRTYLHHIHTIKTQTWSASRIRQEYGSAWIINPNRYTFSEGAMAVVHLLPDAPQEMYWNTTPYSSAAVVRASAENFTFAEKLDYLPIYIELDREDLPAEVGIFVNGICKGAAVPDSSLFSLNYYYDNAKSEAEIEIAFYYEGKGKKIMQDWTVYNPERMVFEKTALKANQIRDYAYLSFAKGADTPLFPINTELHRNFPNPFNPETKIAFTLAQAMPVTLEIYNVKGQKLKTLISNAQFATGKHSVNWNGRDDNNRPVASGLYFSRLRTPAGNYVQKMTLMK
- a CDS encoding OmpA family protein, yielding MKAKTCLVILTMLLGYSLVIGVNTSPGWSYGYEVGVARGDNAGSAENFAPLGQVHAQLELFSYFYSRIGMGLTPLHASKTYSTTTFMADYRFIFQPYKKVKYAPYIYAGVGGSLDLKDNNADIIPHFPLGIGVSTKLKPGMRLQVSTGYNLTNSDMLDGRIRPVGDENRFTDRRQDGFFNLTVGLSYSDPGRKPAPRAVAPAPVVKTTPAPVPVPAPAPAPAPVVKATPVPAPAPVPVPVPVLVPAPVPAPVPVPVPVIVDPPKPVVIAVIDSDGDGLTDADEINKYKTDPMNADTDGDGLTDYAEVMKHKTDPLNPDTDGDGLKDGEEILTYRTDPLQKDTDKGSMDDGTEVSKGSNPLDPKDDVLDLTAGMKFSLEGIFFETAKATILPASAEILEKAHTALAANPTVNIVIIGHTDNVGSAASNQTLSINRANSVKNWLVAKGINANRIKTLGKGATDPRATNNTPEGRTLNRRIEFEVEK